A region of the Alligator mississippiensis isolate rAllMis1 chromosome 5, rAllMis1, whole genome shotgun sequence genome:
GACGGCCGGAGCCGGGGTGccgcagcctgggagcagggcgcTGCCTTTCGCAGCCATCGGGCATCCCCTGCGCGGGGGACAGGCCCCGCGACGGAGGAAGCAGGGGCTGCCACACCCCAGCCGGAGCCTGGCGCGGCCCCGTCCATCCCGCCCGCGGGGACTCGTCCCCGACACGCGGCGCGCGGCCGCCCAAGGGGGGGCCCCGGTGGGGTCAGGgaaaggcgggggggggcacgCACAGGGAGGACAAAATAAAAGGATCTTGTGACAGATCGGGGGGGGGACCCCATGACTGGGAGCACTGGGAGAGGCTGGACTGGGAGaaggggggcactgggaggggctggAGACCCTAGGACTGGGAGAACTGGGGGCACTGGGAAGTGCTGGACTAGAGACCCCAGGACTGGGagcactgggaggggctgggctgggagaaggggggcactgggagatgcTGGAGACCCTGGGACTGGGAGaactgggggcactgggagaagtAGTAGAACTGGGGTGGCATGGACTGGGAGCACTGGGAGGGGCTGGACAAGGAGAAttgggggcactgggaggggctggACTGGAGACCCTGGGACTGGGAGaactgggggcactgggagggacTGGATTAGAGGCCCCGGGGCTGGACTGGGAGCACTGGGCGGGCGGGGCCGTCACTCACCCGTGGCCAGGGCGCAGCCCAGCAGCCGCCGCCACCTCATAAGCGCCGCCGGCGCGGGGAGCCGGGATCCCCGAGGAAGCCCCGcctccggccccggccccggccccgcgtgGCGTCAGCCGGCCGCGACACCCACCTCCTGCACACGCCATCACCCGGAGACGCCGCGCGTGCCGGGCGGCGCGGAGTGATGACGCTGAGGCCTAGCGCGCCGCCCACCTCGAGTGCGGCTCGCGCTCCCCGGGCCCAACCACTGGGCGCGTGGTAGGTGGGGGGTACTCGGGCCGGACCATTACGCGCGGAGCAGGGGGGTGAGGGTGTGGGACGGGGCGGCTGCTGCAGTGGTCAGACCGGGTTGGGGCAGGAGTAGCTGCAGCTCTGACTGTACCAttatggagtgggggggggagcttCACGGGCAGAGTGGGGGGAACAGGAACAGTTCGGACGAGACCATtctggagtgtgtggggggtagAGCTTCAAGTGTCATACTGtcagaggagggggagcagggctggaccatTATGGGGTTAGAGGGGAGCAGTCTCAAGAGCTGAACCattaggggaggagggaggggcaacTTTGAGGGCCAGACCATCATGGAGGAAGGGGAGTCAGGAACAAACTATTATGGAATTGGGAGGGGGTAGCTTCTAGGGCCAGACCATCATGGAGGAGGGGAGTCTGAAACAAACCATTGGGAGGGGGCAGCTTCAAGGGCCAGACcatcatgggggggggcaggaagcagtgggAATACACCATTatgaagctgggggggaggggtagcttCAAGGGTCACACCAtcatggaggaggggggaggaacaGTTTAGACCAGACCATTATGGAATGGGGCAGCTTAAAGGGCCAGACCATtatggaggaagggaaggaagtggCCTCAGGGGTTGTACCattagggtggggtgggggcagcttctAGGGCTAGACCATTGGTAATGATGGAGGGGGGCAGTGGTGAGGGCGGGACTGTAAGGGGGTGGTCCCTCCTGGACCTGGgtctgcccctggctccctgcgGTGTGACACAGGGCAGTTCAGGGCACTTGGGGCTGCGGGAAGTGTCTGCCGTGGCTCCCCTCGCCTGCTGCAGTAATGCCCCGGGGGCTtggcacaggcaggcaggaacCCCATGACTTAGGGCTTCCCGAATGAGGCCGGCAAAAAGCCATCACGGTCCTACGGCCTTGTGTGCAGGagcacccctgagcctgtcctACAGATGTGATGTGGCAGGTTTGGGGCAAGGTCTCTGCCAGCTGCGGAGGCGTTTGCCTCTCGCATCCTGGGGCTGGCGCCGTGCAAACCTGAACGGCTGGAAGATGACCGCGTGCCAGACACGGGACATGTGCAACTGTGGTCTCGCACTTCAGAGGGGTTTGGCCAGGGATGAACATGACCCGGGATCATCTCGCGCCCCACAGCTGTGATGAGATGCTGATCATGGGCTCAGACCCACAGCAGTTTTCTCCTGACGGAGGACAGGAGGcttcaggcagctgcctgcattTCCCTGCTATCCAGAGCTTTGTACCCATCCTTGGCCTATGAGAGGAGTTGGGAGCTACTGGTTGGTTGCCACTGAGAAGTGTTGCCACACAACGGCCACTAGAAATAGCGCCTGCTAGTAGCCACGTGCCAGTGCCCTGGTTCTGCATTGCTCTGAGGGGCTGTTGCTGTTACGTGGAGGGTCCTCTGAGCACGCAGTACTGTCCAGGGTATGTTTCCAGGGGCAATGTTGCTGCTAAGAGGTGCTGCTCACATCAGGTGTCACTGCCAGTATGCTGGATGCTTGCTtgcactgtcctgtctgccccTCTGCACCCTGGGTCTCTGTTTTAGTTGATTTTTACCCCATTGCTAGCTGAAAAATCAGGGAAGGCAGAGCACAAATTGGCCTGCCCTGAGATGAACGCTCCTGCTTCTGCCATTCTTCAGGGAGAGAGGTGAGTCTGACCACTCAGAGCAATCCCTTTCTCCAGCTTGTCATCTTGCAGTGCTTTCTAGAAGGCTAAAGGAAATGTTAACTCAGAGACGCACCGGGGGTGGGTGGGTTTTGTTTCGTCCTTTTTTAAGTTTTAAGTGATCCAAGTGAAGAATTAAGGAAATATCGCTTGGCTTAAGCCATCTCCTTTTGGTCTCTTTGGTCATCAGGTTATCGTCAACAAGGAGAGCGCGTCCCAAGAGGTAGTGTAGAAATCCCATCACTGCCCTGAGGAACTTCATGGAGTAGAGTCGAAGAGAGATCTGACTGGGTTTTGCAGGCACGTGCCTCATCCATTTGCGCCCCTTCTTTTCTGCAGTCATTGCCAGGACCAGCATGGCAGCAGTAAGCAGGAGCCTGAGGTAAGCTTTGCACTCGCATCTGGCAGGTTGGCTGATTTGAGGACTCATCTTGCATGATCTCTGAACAGAGATGCTGGCCCCCAGCTGCTTGCAGAAGGCATTTGGCACTTCAGAAGATCAAGCCACAAATTGTGCTTGTGTTTATTGTTAGGACAGGGTCCGTAGGAGCATTCACTTGAGTTGCACATTGAAACCAAGTCTCTTGTATTAGGAGATAACCTGATTGTCAAGGTGGTTAAGGAAAAAATCCCCCTCAGGACCAGGTTTGTGGTTCAAGTGCCATTCCTTGGGACTTCAGGTTTTCTCCCTCTCTAGCATACGACAGACTATTCTTACGTGGTGCTTGAGGGCAGGCCCATGAGCTCTTTCTCCTGAAGGAGTGTAGGGAAGATCATCAACCCTGCCCTGTTTGAATTCCTTTAATAGCTTGTTACGGCGAGATCTGATCCAGCGGCCGCTCCCCACGATCTGCAGTCTGCACGCAACCCCCAGCCAGCACAACTCCAACAGGACTGCCATTGCTAGCTTACGGAGACAGACCTACGGCAGGGTCTACCCAGTTCTCCTGATCAGGCCTGATGGATCGACCGTTCACATTCGCTATAAGGAGCCGAGGTGGATTCTGACGGTAAGGCTGAGCCAGAGCTCTTTCTTCTGTAGAGCTGTTGGAGAAAGAAAGTTGCCCAAACAGCAACTAGTTGGATAGGTGGAAGCTTTcgctaatgcaggggtgggcaattatttgggtctgtgggccacataaagagttttgatgagctgtcgcAGGTTGGGTCATCAGACCCACCCCCTCCGCCCCTGCACAACAacttaccaaaactccctatgtgggatggggctgtgggcagggagtgAGATGGGCGAtctgctgggggggcatgtacagggtgggggaagctgcatgggtgctaggtcctgggagctggaagggggtgagcaggggatgtatgcagcagagcttgcccggGCGGTGCAGTCCATAGCTACTACTCTCcgactctgcatggggctgagcctacacaggcagcctgtgctgtgctgtgctcccacctgcacccaccatcctggccctggccagcaggcacagCTTAGTAGCAGGACTTCTTCTAGTGTGGCAGCTCCCTTCACCTCCAGTGGCAACACCTCTCCCTGCTGTACTGTTCCCAGCAGGGGAGAAGCTGcaaccaggcagctcctgccccagcatgcggGGCTttggctcccagctgccttccaccaggTCCACTGCAGCGAGAGCAGGAGGAGCCGCTGCTGGAGGTGATGGCTTCCAGGCATCAGGAGCagtcctcctggaagctgtgtgcactgcctGGGGTTGGcgggtgcaggcagaagtgcatTGCTGGCTGCCCTGCACCAGGCTTGGCTCCATGTGGAGTaccacaggggcagccacaggctggatccaatcaattGGGGGtcacccctcacaggctggatccaatcagctggtgggccagatctggctcacgagctgtattttgcccacgcCTGCACTAATGCCTCCTTAAATCCCTTGGGTAACAGATGAATGCAGAGTGACTTGTGCATCCTTCTCAAACCAACAAGCCCGCTTCGGGCAGTGAGATCCAACTTGCAGCGTTCTAGAAAACTGCGTGGCCATTGATTTTTTTGGAGCAAAATCTCTTGATCACATCTTGCCTTTCTCCTTTCGGACACGACAGAGTCCTTGGAGCTCTGTTCTAGATCGACCTGCTTCTCTTTGTTCTGttgttgattaatttttttttctatcccccctccccctttccttctcAGATGCCTGTAGACCTCAACACTCTTCCTGAGGCTGAAAGAAGAGCCCGGTTAAGGAAACGTGATCGCAACAAGCTCCAAGTCACGCAGGAGAGACTGCTTGAGGATGACTTTAATATGGATCGTTACAAGCAATTCTGGAAGAAAAAATGAGGGCTTGTTCGGAGGATCTGCGAGGAGGTCTGAGGATTTGGGACTGTGCCGAAGGAGACTAACACAATCTTCTAGGGTGGTGGTTTTTACATGAGTAAAGATCCTTTACCCCGTAACTGCTTGTGCtcctattgtgtgtgtgtgtgtgtgtgcgtgtgtgtttgaaAGGTACCACCCTGGAGACTGAAGGTCTCTGTTTATCTGCTGATCGGCTGGATGGGCAATGACAAAAAACCACAATACGTTAAGGAATGACGGGAAAGTTCATTCTCCCTGAAGCATTCAGTCTTTGGTTTTTCTGCTGAGCTAACCAAAAAAGGTGCCAGCTGGTGCCCCTGTACTGGTGGCTTTGTGGGTTGAGGAATCAATTAACTAGGACCTGGGCTGAAGCATCCCAACTGCCCTCAGAGTCTGTAAAATCGTACTAGCCCTGTTTTTGAGACTGACCTTGCTGCCTATGGATCATTTAAAAAGGTGAAAACTCTCTTAGTCTGCCACTCCCAGGATCAACCATGGCTGAGCGATAACCTTATCTTGTACTTAGGAGGTACTGGAAGCCATAGGGGTGGTTTGAAATGGGTGTTTGGGATGCACTGCTCTGTATGAGGGCAGGATGTTCCAGGGCTGCTTGGAGCCTTTCATCTCGGGAGATTTCAAAGCCACAGCGAAACGGGGAAATGGTTTTCCCTACTGCTAAATATAGCAGCCTCTAGGGAAAACGTGATGCCAGCGggtgagcaggagcagggctaggagctgcagctgcaagtTCCCACTAGCAGGCGGGTGAGCCAGGACGGGCTTCTATGTGTGGCAGTGcaagagatcctgggatactggaggacttcaacttgagcCACCCCTTAACGGGACAGGAGCTGGGTTGTGCGGATCagaaagcatcctgctgggagtggcgtaactttaagcCGCATAAGGAGGCTCCAGGGTGTTACCGTGTGGACAACCCAGGgcttaagagctccaggagccgcCCACGTTTCCCAGGCAACAAGCCCTTACTTGGTGCACGAGCGCAGCTTCTAGGTCACAGAGGAGACGAGCACGCTGCGCCTGCTCCCCGCCGCCAGGGAAAGGGTTAAATCCCCCGAGACAATGGCACGTCCGGGCGGCCGCATTCTCcgaagggcgggggggggcgcgCTCTGTGCCCAGCCAATGGCAGGCGGGCGCCGCGCTTCTTTCCGGGTTGCTCCATTCTATCCCCCCCGCAGGCGGAGCGCCGTGGTATGCTCCGAACCAGCCGGAAGCCGCTTGCAACATTGGTGCAGGCGTTCGGAGCACGTGGGGGCGGGGCGGTCCGGGGGCTGCGGCTGCGGGCAGCGCCTTGCGGGtaggcaggggagtggggctgggctgggcgggggga
Encoded here:
- the MRPL55 gene encoding large ribosomal subunit protein mL55, with product MAAVSRSLSLLRRDLIQRPLPTICSLHATPSQHNSNRTAIASLRRQTYGRVYPVLLIRPDGSTVHIRYKEPRWILTMPVDLNTLPEAERRARLRKRDRNKLQVTQERLLEDDFNMDRYKQFWKKK